The Aerosakkonema funiforme FACHB-1375 genome segment AAGCAGGGCAAGCCGTCACCAACCAATCGCTACTTCTAGAAGTACGCGCTAGAGACATAGCGCTAGATAGCATTCAAGCCCAGAAAAAGAGACAGCAACAACGCTCTCCCATCGAGAAGACACCAAAAGCTCAAGCCACAGAACCATTGTCAGGCATTGTGCCAGAAACACTACCATTATCAAATCCGATCGCACTTGAGTCACACATACCAGCAGAAATAGTGAAAACCCAAAAGCCCGTTCCCAAAGTGCGCGTGTTTGATTACGAACAACTCAAACAGGAGTACGGCGTATGGCGCAAGTAAATACCCTGCCAGAAATCATCATACCGCCGCGTTTGGTGAGAACTGATATAGACCAAGATGAAATGCACGCAGCCATAGTGCGACTACAGCGCCGTTGCATTGTAGAGTTAGAGCAAATGCAACAGCTTCATCAGTGGCTAGACAACAAACGTTTATCGCGTCAAGCCTGCCGAGTGATTGGAGAATCGCGTACAGGCAAAACTTTTGCCTGTGATGCGTACCGTCTGCGGCACTTAGGCACTCAAGAAAATGGAGAAGCTCCCAAAGTACCCGTACTTTATTGGCATTGCCCTCCCGAATGCACACCCCGCGAATTATTTGTCGGCATCTTAGACTATTTGCAGTATCAAATTACACGGGGTACAGTTGACGAAATCCGCGCTCGGGTTTACCACATCCTCAAAGCCTGCCAGGTAGAAATGATCGTCCTGGATGAAGCGCACCGC includes the following:
- a CDS encoding TniB family NTP-binding protein, producing MAQVNTLPEIIIPPRLVRTDIDQDEMHAAIVRLQRRCIVELEQMQQLHQWLDNKRLSRQACRVIGESRTGKTFACDAYRLRHLGTQENGEAPKVPVLYWHCPPECTPRELFVGILDYLQYQITRGTVDEIRARVYHILKACQVEMIVLDEAHRLRPKTFSEVSDIFDQLRIAVVLVGTDRLDAVVRRDEQVHHRFMACHRFHRLNAAQLEETTAIWEEYVLKLPESSNLGSEKMQLVLGQATRGYIGLLDMILRESAIQALKQGQPRIDLATLTQVAAEYR